A genomic segment from Treponema sp. Marseille-Q3903 encodes:
- the ispF gene encoding 2-C-methyl-D-erythritol 2,4-cyclodiphosphate synthase has translation MIRIGLGTDIHRLVENRKFIIGGVEIPFEKGEDGHSDGDVLLHAITDAVLGAAGLGDIGSYFPPEDDKWKNADSAELLRTVMKDVRSCGWEINNIDCVIKLEKPKFLSYRQKVIDSVANILQIDSDKVFVKAKTGEKLPPVGTSEAVEAEVVCLLTQAAEESDQLRFL, from the coding sequence ATGATTAGGATTGGGCTCGGCACAGACATACACAGACTCGTTGAAAACCGAAAGTTCATCATCGGCGGCGTTGAAATTCCATTTGAAAAAGGAGAAGACGGTCATTCAGATGGAGATGTCTTGCTCCACGCCATCACAGATGCCGTCCTTGGAGCTGCAGGGCTTGGTGATATCGGTTCATATTTTCCACCGGAAGACGACAAATGGAAAAATGCTGATTCTGCGGAGCTGCTTCGCACAGTGATGAAAGACGTTCGCTCTTGCGGATGGGAGATAAACAACATTGACTGCGTGATAAAGCTCGAAAAACCAAAATTTCTTTCTTACCGTCAAAAAGTGATCGATTCAGTTGCGAATATTCTCCAAATAGATTCTGACAAAGTTTTCGTTAAAGCAAAAACCGGCGAGAAACTCCCACCGGTCGGCACTTCTGAAGCTGTTGAAGCGGAAGTTGTCTGTCTGCTTACTCAGGCAGCTGAAGAATCAGATCAACTTCGTTTTCTGTAA
- the ispD gene encoding 2-C-methyl-D-erythritol 4-phosphate cytidylyltransferase, giving the protein MENSKIAIVITAAGSSTRIGGNTKKEYLPLDDGTVLSNCVSIFLNTTLNDFSITDFIITCPEGKIEQSRNAVECDKHTKKLLNTLSKKNHITIDYVEGGKTRQSSVFNALTKIKNSPEIVLIHDGARPFVTQNVILRCIKAAFENGASVPGITPTDTQKQIDENGFIAAHLQRNMLVAVQTPQCFEFKKLFEAHKKATLEKKEYTDDTEIWGVYCGKVKVVEGDYGNIKITYQSDIEKLGAKK; this is encoded by the coding sequence ATGGAGAATTCTAAAATCGCTATTGTGATTACCGCAGCAGGTTCTTCAACAAGAATCGGCGGTAATACGAAAAAAGAATACCTTCCGTTAGATGATGGCACAGTTCTTTCGAACTGTGTTTCAATTTTTTTAAATACAACGTTGAACGACTTTTCTATTACCGATTTTATCATCACATGTCCTGAGGGCAAGATTGAGCAAAGCCGAAACGCTGTCGAATGTGACAAACATACAAAAAAACTTTTAAACACGCTTTCAAAAAAAAATCACATAACTATAGATTACGTCGAAGGTGGAAAAACGCGTCAGTCATCTGTCTTCAACGCTTTGACCAAGATAAAAAATAGCCCTGAGATTGTCCTCATCCACGACGGAGCACGCCCTTTTGTGACTCAAAACGTGATTCTGCGCTGTATCAAAGCTGCATTTGAAAATGGGGCTTCAGTTCCGGGCATCACACCTACAGACACTCAAAAACAGATAGATGAAAACGGATTTATAGCGGCTCACCTTCAAAGAAATATGCTTGTAGCGGTTCAAACCCCACAGTGCTTTGAATTTAAAAAACTTTTTGAAGCGCATAAAAAAGCTACCCTCGAAAAAAAAGAATACACAGACGACACTGAAATATGGGGCGTTTATTGCGGAAAAGTAAAAGTTGTCGAAGGTGACTATGGCAACATAAAAATAACATATCAATCAGACATTGAAAAACTCGGAGCAAAAAAATGA
- a CDS encoding CarD family transcriptional regulator → MNTQFEINQKVVYPSHGVGIVKEIFDKTFNEKTVNYFKIYIEASDMMVMVPIDNAENLGIREIASKENAEEALNLLSESFETPTSDWKLRYQMNLDLLKKGTVKDIAKIVRCLYNRSKVKELPILERKLYDNAKKLLEDEISYALGKTAKEIEAEIHTKLEPPGSVLKIKHTNILEDDEDDDLMNDYSDSGKSENSDDDDENGADDSSLDKADEDFDDDDDGEF, encoded by the coding sequence ATGAACACACAATTCGAAATTAACCAGAAAGTCGTTTACCCAAGCCATGGAGTTGGCATCGTTAAAGAAATTTTTGATAAAACTTTTAATGAAAAAACCGTAAACTATTTTAAGATTTATATTGAAGCGTCTGACATGATGGTCATGGTTCCGATTGACAACGCAGAAAACCTTGGGATTCGCGAGATTGCATCTAAGGAAAATGCCGAAGAAGCTCTAAATCTCCTTTCGGAATCTTTTGAAACACCAACTTCCGACTGGAAACTTAGATATCAGATGAACCTCGACTTGCTCAAAAAAGGAACGGTAAAAGATATTGCAAAGATTGTCCGCTGCCTTTACAACAGAAGCAAAGTCAAAGAGCTTCCTATCCTTGAGCGAAAGCTTTACGACAATGCAAAAAAACTTCTTGAAGATGAAATCTCTTACGCACTCGGAAAAACTGCAAAAGAAATAGAAGCCGAGATTCACACAAAACTTGAGCCGCCTGGATCTGTCCTCAAAATCAAACACACAAACATCCTTGAAGATGACGAAGACGATGATTTGATGAACGACTATTCTGATTCAGGAAAATCGGAAAATTCCGATGACGATGATGAAAACGGAGCAGATGATTCGTCTTTAGACAAAGCCGACGAAGATTTTGACGACGATGACGATGGAGAATTCTAA
- a CDS encoding chemotaxis protein CheX, producing the protein MDAKIINAFLTEGMNTFEAMFGIKATPKEAHLLEVHAGHPWEVSGLLGITGMYKGIIAFRLHKILASKMLELSGIACRPEDFDDMALELVSEFTNIISGHAVSVIKNYELDISPPLTVIGQNHQISWPKSYPIIAIPFVTKFGPFEVDVCFK; encoded by the coding sequence TTGGATGCTAAGATTATAAATGCGTTTTTAACAGAAGGAATGAACACTTTTGAAGCGATGTTTGGAATTAAGGCGACTCCTAAAGAAGCCCACTTACTAGAAGTGCATGCAGGGCATCCTTGGGAAGTTTCAGGATTGCTCGGAATCACCGGAATGTACAAAGGAATCATTGCTTTTAGGCTTCACAAAATCCTTGCAAGTAAAATGCTTGAGCTTTCAGGCATTGCATGCCGTCCGGAAGATTTTGACGATATGGCGCTGGAACTTGTAAGTGAATTTACAAATATCATTTCGGGGCATGCTGTCAGCGTAATAAAAAACTACGAACTTGATATTTCTCCGCCATTGACAGTTATAGGACAAAATCATCAGATTTCATGGCCTAAAAGTTATCCTATTATTGCAATCCCTTTTGTAACGAAGTTCGGACCTTTTGAAGTTGACGTCTGCTTTAAGTAA
- a CDS encoding carbohydrate ABC transporter permease: MMDKKDKPTDYSAAKQKTRIGNIIFDTIILITLAVVVIVTVYPFWNTIAVSFNDGLDSLSGGITFFPRKFTWQNYKALFVTDAIFNAGIISLTRTVLQTVLNVFCTAMLAYALSRKEFLIKRTLTTIIVIAMYINAGLIPGYMLIKKLHMINNYAVYIIPNLVDVFNFILIRTYINGLPDSFVESARIDGANELKIFLSIIMPLIVPSIAMTCLFVAVGAWNSWFDTYLYCSPKVKLHSLQYVLMSYLQASQGQSNSAADSNAMAIAAAAGSASSMVTPVSIRSSITIIATLPILVVYPFVQKHFVVGMTIGGVKE, encoded by the coding sequence ATGATGGACAAAAAAGATAAACCAACAGACTATTCAGCTGCAAAACAAAAAACAAGAATCGGAAACATAATTTTTGATACGATTATTTTAATCACGCTCGCTGTTGTTGTAATTGTAACTGTGTATCCATTTTGGAACACAATCGCAGTCTCTTTTAACGACGGGCTTGATTCACTCTCTGGTGGAATAACATTTTTCCCTCGCAAGTTTACATGGCAGAATTATAAAGCGCTTTTTGTAACAGACGCAATTTTCAATGCCGGGATAATCTCATTGACAAGGACTGTCCTTCAGACTGTTTTGAATGTGTTCTGTACGGCTATGCTCGCCTATGCACTCAGCCGAAAAGAGTTTTTAATCAAACGAACTCTTACGACAATCATCGTAATAGCAATGTACATAAACGCAGGTTTGATTCCCGGATATATGCTTATCAAAAAACTTCACATGATAAACAACTACGCAGTTTACATAATTCCGAACCTTGTAGACGTATTCAATTTTATCTTGATCCGCACTTACATCAACGGACTCCCAGACAGTTTTGTTGAGTCTGCAAGAATAGACGGAGCTAACGAGCTTAAGATTTTTCTGAGCATTATCATGCCTTTGATAGTACCTTCAATTGCGATGACATGCCTTTTTGTTGCCGTAGGAGCATGGAACAGCTGGTTTGACACATATTTATACTGTTCTCCAAAAGTAAAACTTCATTCTTTGCAGTACGTGCTGATGTCCTATCTTCAAGCAAGTCAAGGACAGAGCAACTCCGCCGCCGATTCAAACGCAATGGCAATAGCTGCAGCAGCAGGTTCCGCAAGTTCAATGGTAACTCCTGTCAGCATCCGTTCTTCAATAACGATTATTGCGACATTGCCGATTCTTGTCGTATATCCATTTGTGCAAAAACATTTTGTAGTCGGTATGACGATCGGCGGTGTAAAAGAATGA
- a CDS encoding sugar ABC transporter permease, translating into MENKKLAGSVPATQLTNKKNKWKILGKQKALIFMSVPFVLYIILFRYIPLWGWTMAFQNYKPAKSFLAQTWVGFKWFFELFKSPEFLLSLRNTVGMSLISTALGYITAILIAVFLNEVRIVGIKRFVQTVSYLPHFLSWIIVCGLVANVLNVEDGVLNNILLTSGFIKQPVQWLSVPKYFWHIIGWTYVWKEVGWNTIVYLGAMTAIDPCLYEAAQIDGCGRLRKIMHITLPGIKPTIVIMMIMSAGHILDANFEMPYLLQNGMIQDVAETIDIYVLKYGFKLFNFSLATAAGIFKNAVNIMLLLVANGIAKRSGEERLI; encoded by the coding sequence ATGGAAAATAAAAAACTTGCAGGCTCAGTTCCTGCAACTCAGCTTACAAATAAAAAAAACAAGTGGAAGATTCTCGGAAAACAAAAAGCACTGATTTTTATGTCGGTTCCGTTTGTCCTCTACATAATTTTGTTCAGATATATCCCTCTTTGGGGCTGGACAATGGCTTTTCAGAACTACAAACCGGCAAAATCATTTCTTGCACAGACATGGGTCGGGTTTAAATGGTTTTTTGAACTTTTTAAGAGCCCAGAATTTCTTCTATCTTTGAGAAACACTGTAGGTATGAGCCTTATAAGCACAGCGCTCGGCTACATAACCGCAATTTTGATTGCAGTATTTCTCAATGAAGTGCGTATTGTTGGAATCAAACGCTTTGTTCAGACAGTTTCTTACCTTCCGCATTTTTTATCTTGGATAATAGTGTGTGGGTTAGTTGCAAACGTCCTCAACGTAGAAGACGGTGTTTTAAATAATATATTGCTGACGTCTGGTTTTATAAAGCAACCTGTACAGTGGCTTTCAGTTCCTAAATACTTCTGGCACATCATAGGTTGGACTTATGTATGGAAAGAGGTAGGCTGGAACACAATAGTCTATCTTGGTGCGATGACTGCGATTGACCCTTGCCTTTACGAAGCGGCACAGATTGACGGCTGCGGAAGGCTTAGAAAAATCATGCACATCACTTTGCCGGGAATAAAACCAACAATCGTTATAATGATGATTATGTCTGCCGGACACATCCTCGACGCAAACTTTGAAATGCCGTATTTGCTGCAAAACGGCATGATTCAAGATGTTGCAGAAACTATCGACATCTACGTGTTGAAATACGGTTTCAAACTGTTCAACTTTTCGCTTGCAACTGCTGCCGGTATCTTTAAAAATGCAGTAAATATCATGCTTCTGCTTGTTGCAAACGGAATTGCTAAAAGAAGCGGAGAGGAGAGATTAATATGA
- a CDS encoding sugar ABC transporter substrate-binding protein encodes MKKRVIAVIAIVALLSTLVFAKKAKNSKKMEISVFTIQQKQQPPKNNRIYKWIEENFGVTFSWDILVGDKDQKIGVLIASGDLPDLVEVDSEKFQGAGCLIDIKPLVEKHCPNIMRHYKSAWKQMVYMDSEKDSQGNIIKEHLYSLPNFGVIDGINQSTLYNQNAFWIQKCVLKEFGYPVIKTVDQYFDLLEKYAKKYPTINGAKTIPFSIITADWEAFNLWNPPAFLAGYPNDGNGHITKDGKGYKFTDNFSDANAKRWYKLANGYYQKGLIDPASFTDNRDQYYAKIAQGRVLGMFIQGWQFQGEPEQTLKTSGMYERTYAPLPVTFDKSIKPYYRDQPLPNFQRGYGFTTKCGQKKTIEILKFMDEMLKDENQKVLYWGQEGIDWQKDAQGRPSRTQAQRDEQNDPNWILKNKADIWNFEAPKIEGSYSDGFATSMNDLPWEFELVNKPEDIELWKAYGVSSYAALVDPNPPKNAGWYPMWQCNPSAENDGLEHNAAVAMTGIETIQRKYLPRMIMGKPEDFDKTWDEYVKQIRPLTEVYNKFMQGELDARVKNFGGEK; translated from the coding sequence ATGAAAAAGCGAGTAATTGCTGTAATTGCGATTGTGGCATTGCTTTCAACTCTAGTTTTTGCAAAAAAAGCAAAAAACTCTAAGAAAATGGAAATTTCTGTATTTACGATACAGCAAAAACAGCAACCACCTAAAAACAACAGAATTTACAAATGGATTGAAGAGAATTTTGGTGTGACTTTCTCTTGGGATATTTTGGTTGGTGACAAAGACCAGAAGATAGGCGTACTTATTGCTTCAGGAGACCTTCCAGACTTAGTAGAAGTTGATTCTGAAAAATTTCAGGGAGCTGGATGTCTTATAGATATTAAGCCATTGGTAGAAAAACATTGTCCAAACATCATGAGACACTACAAATCGGCATGGAAGCAGATGGTTTACATGGATTCCGAAAAAGATTCTCAGGGAAACATAATAAAAGAGCACTTGTACTCACTTCCAAACTTCGGAGTAATCGATGGCATTAATCAAAGTACTTTATATAATCAGAATGCTTTCTGGATTCAAAAGTGTGTTCTCAAAGAATTCGGATATCCTGTAATCAAAACAGTAGACCAATACTTCGACCTTCTTGAAAAATATGCTAAAAAATATCCAACGATCAACGGCGCAAAAACAATTCCATTCTCTATCATCACAGCTGACTGGGAAGCATTCAATCTTTGGAATCCGCCAGCTTTCTTGGCTGGATATCCTAACGATGGAAATGGTCACATTACAAAGGATGGCAAAGGTTACAAATTTACAGACAACTTCTCAGACGCAAACGCAAAGAGATGGTACAAACTTGCTAACGGTTACTATCAGAAAGGATTGATTGACCCTGCGTCTTTTACAGACAACCGCGACCAGTACTACGCTAAAATTGCTCAAGGACGTGTGCTTGGTATGTTCATTCAGGGATGGCAGTTTCAAGGGGAGCCGGAACAGACTCTCAAGACTTCTGGTATGTACGAGAGAACTTATGCTCCACTTCCTGTAACATTTGATAAGTCAATAAAACCATACTACCGAGATCAGCCACTTCCTAATTTTCAGAGAGGTTACGGATTTACAACAAAATGCGGTCAGAAAAAAACTATTGAAATCTTGAAATTTATGGACGAAATGCTCAAAGATGAAAATCAGAAAGTTCTTTACTGGGGACAAGAAGGAATCGACTGGCAAAAAGACGCTCAGGGACGACCTTCAAGAACACAGGCTCAGAGAGACGAGCAGAACGATCCAAACTGGATTCTAAAAAACAAAGCAGACATTTGGAACTTTGAGGCTCCAAAAATCGAAGGCTCTTACTCAGACGGATTCGCTACAAGCATGAATGACCTTCCATGGGAATTTGAACTTGTCAACAAACCTGAAGATATAGAACTTTGGAAAGCTTATGGTGTATCTTCTTATGCGGCTCTCGTAGATCCAAATCCTCCAAAGAACGCCGGATGGTACCCGATGTGGCAGTGTAACCCATCTGCGGAAAACGACGGACTTGAGCACAACGCTGCAGTTGCTATGACAGGCATTGAAACTATCCAAAGAAAATATCTTCCACGAATGATTATGGGGAAACCTGAAGACTTCGACAAGACTTGGGATGAATATGTAAAACAGATTCGTCCTCTCACAGAAGTATACAACAAATTCATGCAGGGCGAACTTGATGCCCGCGTTAAGAACTTTGGTGGTGAAAAATAA
- a CDS encoding AraC family transcriptional regulator — MNENYEFINRGTGSFPVNIYELHVSSSKSHHHLEHEILYVAEGSVEFGVEGKNISVQQGYAIFIYPETEHCIKRIPDNKNNCIVLKFDISSLGDRGEPCRDFFSNIRVKRFLHLPDVILEKMCHTAKMSAKYVPGYEIIVKALLFTIISHIIESNQYEVVSLRKENTKYSVSAIDSAIDYIHIHYNENISLDDVLSVTNYSKSHFLRIFKDVTQSTVNEYITKYRIEKACIDLIYSKKNITEIASEHGYNNIQYFSRRFKEYMNCTPKQYQEKGRKLVAQPR, encoded by the coding sequence ATGAATGAAAATTATGAATTTATAAACCGCGGAACGGGCAGCTTTCCTGTAAATATTTATGAGCTGCATGTAAGTTCAAGTAAATCTCATCATCACCTTGAGCATGAAATATTATATGTTGCAGAGGGGAGTGTTGAATTTGGGGTTGAAGGAAAAAACATTTCTGTTCAGCAGGGGTATGCGATATTTATATATCCAGAGACAGAGCATTGTATAAAACGAATTCCTGATAATAAAAATAATTGCATTGTTTTAAAATTTGACATTTCATCGCTTGGTGACAGAGGTGAGCCGTGCCGTGATTTTTTTTCTAATATTCGAGTAAAAAGGTTTTTGCATCTTCCTGATGTTATTCTTGAAAAAATGTGTCACACGGCAAAAATGAGCGCAAAATATGTCCCAGGATACGAGATAATTGTGAAAGCTCTTTTGTTTACAATAATCTCTCACATAATTGAATCAAACCAGTACGAAGTTGTCTCGCTCCGAAAAGAGAATACAAAGTACTCCGTATCGGCGATTGACTCTGCAATAGATTACATTCACATACATTACAATGAAAATATATCTCTTGACGATGTTCTTTCTGTAACAAATTACAGCAAAAGTCATTTTTTGCGGATCTTTAAAGACGTGACCCAAAGCACTGTAAACGAGTACATCACAAAATACAGGATTGAAAAAGCGTGTATAGATTTAATATATTCTAAAAAAAATATAACTGAAATTGCTTCTGAACACGGATACAACAATATTCAATATTTTTCTCGAAGATTCAAAGAATATATGAACTGTACTCCAAAGCAGTATCAAGAAAAAGGGCGAAAACTCGTAGCTCAGCCCAGATGA